The proteins below are encoded in one region of Peribacillus muralis:
- the thrC gene encoding threonine synthase, giving the protein MSWQGLISTYEDFLPVNENTPALSLLEGNTPLIRLNRLSEEWGIDLHVKYEGANPTGSFKDRGMVMAVAKAIEAGSDTIICASTGNTSAAAAAYAARANLRCIVVIPEGKIAMGKLAQAVMYGAEIISIEGNFDQALKIVRSLSESSPITLVNSVNPYRIEGQKTAAFEICDALGSAPDILALPVGNAGNITAYWKGFKEYHEAKQTGLPEMRGFEAEGAAAIVRDSVIENPETIATAIRIGNPASWNFAVEAADESKGKIDEVTDEEILEAYHLLAKKEGVFAEPASCASIAGIYKQLKSGEIKKGSKIVAVLTGNGLKDPNVAVDTSTIQPTLLPMDEEVILEHLQGVKQA; this is encoded by the coding sequence ATGAGCTGGCAAGGACTTATAAGCACGTATGAGGATTTTCTACCTGTTAATGAAAACACACCTGCATTATCCCTTTTGGAGGGAAATACCCCTTTGATAAGACTGAATCGTTTATCCGAAGAGTGGGGGATCGACCTGCATGTGAAATATGAAGGAGCGAATCCAACGGGTTCGTTCAAGGACCGCGGAATGGTGATGGCTGTCGCCAAAGCGATAGAGGCTGGAAGCGATACGATCATTTGCGCCTCCACTGGCAATACATCCGCCGCTGCAGCCGCCTATGCCGCTCGTGCTAACCTTCGTTGCATCGTGGTCATCCCTGAAGGTAAAATCGCCATGGGCAAGCTTGCCCAAGCCGTTATGTACGGGGCGGAAATCATTTCGATTGAAGGCAACTTCGATCAAGCTTTAAAAATCGTCCGTTCGCTTAGTGAGAGCTCACCGATTACGCTGGTGAATTCGGTCAATCCGTATCGGATCGAAGGGCAGAAGACGGCGGCTTTCGAAATTTGTGACGCACTCGGCTCAGCACCTGATATATTGGCGCTTCCAGTCGGGAATGCAGGGAATATAACAGCATACTGGAAAGGCTTTAAGGAATATCATGAAGCGAAACAAACGGGCCTTCCTGAAATGAGGGGGTTCGAAGCTGAGGGAGCCGCTGCGATTGTAAGGGATAGCGTCATTGAAAATCCGGAAACGATTGCGACGGCGATCAGAATTGGTAATCCGGCCAGCTGGAACTTCGCGGTCGAAGCGGCCGATGAATCCAAAGGGAAAATCGATGAAGTGACAGACGAAGAAATCCTTGAAGCCTATCATTTGCTGGCAAAAAAAGAAGGTGTTTTCGCAGAGCCGGCATCGTGCGCCTCCATCGCTGGAATCTATAAACAGTTAAAAAGCGGTGAAATCAAAAAAGGAAGTAAAATCGTTGCTGTACTGACGGGGAATGGCCTGAAGGATCCGAATGTGGCAGTCGATACGAGCACGATTCAGCCTACTTTGCTGCCAATGGATGAGGAAGTCATTTTGGAGCATTTGCAAGGTGTGAAGCAGGCATGA
- a CDS encoding NifU family protein produces MSNQTMEVQVQDVLDKLRPFLLRDGGDCELVDVEDGIVKLRLLGACGSCPSSTITLKAGIERALLEEVPGVVEVEQVF; encoded by the coding sequence ATGTCTAACCAAACAATGGAAGTTCAAGTTCAAGATGTTCTAGATAAGCTTCGTCCGTTTCTTCTTCGTGATGGCGGTGACTGTGAACTAGTTGACGTAGAAGATGGAATTGTAAAATTACGATTACTGGGAGCTTGCGGAAGCTGTCCAAGTTCGACCATTACGCTAAAAGCGGGTATTGAACGCGCCCTTCTTGAAGAAGTTCCAGGTGTAGTGGAAGTTGAACAAGTATTCTAA
- a CDS encoding NAD(P)/FAD-dependent oxidoreductase, whose product MKNLVILGGGYGGMRMLQRLLPNQLPENVSITLIDRNPYHCLKTEYYALAAGTIPDQHIRVAFPEHPRLKNVYGEVLSIDMENKQVIIENQEPVAYDDLVIGLGCEDKFHNIPGADTHTYSIQTIDKSRRTYSALNNLGAGATVSIVGGGLSGVELASELIESRSDLNVKLFDRGPHILSAFPERLSTFVESWFDKHTIEIVHHSNITKVEPNLLYNGDEAVQSDVIVWTAGIQPSIIIREMDIEKDRQGRAVLTPQHFLPTNDSIFVVGDCASLPHAPSAQLAESQAEQIVQVLVKKWANEPLPESFPAMKLKGTLGSLGKKQGFGLVANRPITGRVARLMKSGILWMYKYHNG is encoded by the coding sequence ATGAAGAACTTAGTCATACTTGGTGGTGGGTATGGTGGTATGCGCATGTTGCAAAGACTGTTGCCTAATCAGCTTCCTGAAAACGTGAGCATCACGCTTATCGACCGCAATCCTTATCACTGCTTAAAAACCGAATATTATGCTTTGGCAGCAGGCACCATTCCTGATCAGCACATCCGTGTTGCATTTCCTGAACATCCTCGCTTGAAGAACGTATACGGAGAAGTACTTTCCATCGATATGGAAAACAAACAAGTCATAATTGAAAACCAAGAACCTGTCGCTTATGATGATTTAGTCATTGGACTAGGCTGTGAAGATAAATTCCACAATATTCCTGGTGCAGACACACATACGTACAGTATCCAAACCATTGATAAATCACGCCGCACATATTCAGCTTTGAATAATTTAGGTGCTGGTGCAACCGTGTCCATCGTGGGCGGCGGTCTAAGCGGTGTCGAGCTGGCAAGTGAATTGATCGAAAGCCGTTCCGATTTGAACGTGAAGCTATTTGACCGCGGACCGCATATTCTTTCAGCTTTCCCAGAAAGATTAAGCACATTTGTCGAATCTTGGTTTGATAAACATACAATTGAAATCGTCCATCATTCCAATATCACCAAGGTTGAACCTAACCTGCTTTATAATGGCGATGAAGCTGTCCAAAGTGATGTCATCGTCTGGACTGCTGGAATCCAGCCAAGCATAATCATCCGTGAAATGGATATCGAAAAGGATCGTCAAGGAAGGGCCGTCCTTACTCCTCAGCATTTCCTTCCGACTAATGATAGCATCTTTGTTGTCGGCGATTGTGCAAGTCTGCCGCATGCACCAAGCGCTCAATTAGCGGAATCCCAAGCTGAGCAAATCGTCCAGGTTCTTGTGAAGAAATGGGCAAATGAACCGCTTCCTGAAAGCTTCCCTGCCATGAAACTAAAAGGAACATTAGGTTCTCTCGGGAAAAAGCAAGGTTTTGGCCTTGTAGCAAATCGACCGATCACTGGAAGAGTGGCACGCCTCATGAAATCAGGCATTCTCTGGATGTATAAATACCATAACGGTTGA
- the thrB gene encoding homoserine kinase, which translates to MSAESEMFLIRVPASTANLGPGFDSIGLALGLYLEIHGSSSDHWEVIPLSEEMSVFPRDDQNYIVQIAKKTAAAYGKELSPCRIFVSSEIPLARGLGSSASAIVAGIELANIVGELRLTAAEKNRHASLFEGHPDNAGASVHGGLVVGLHTERRTDVVSFPIEGVKVIAVIPDFELMTEDSRNVLPASLPYKDAIAGSAAANVLVAAVLTKDWKLVGDMMQSDRFHQPYREELVPHLTLIEEIVLQEGGFGTALSGAGPTVLSLASTEKSAAVLKALKLAFPEYVVKELQIDNEGSHTAILSEQEKENLEFL; encoded by the coding sequence ATGAGCGCAGAGTCGGAGATGTTCTTGATCCGTGTGCCGGCAAGTACGGCCAATTTAGGACCGGGATTCGATTCCATCGGTCTGGCGCTTGGGCTTTACTTGGAAATACACGGATCTTCATCAGATCATTGGGAAGTCATTCCGCTTTCGGAAGAGATGTCTGTTTTTCCAAGGGATGATCAAAATTATATCGTTCAGATCGCCAAGAAAACGGCGGCGGCATATGGGAAGGAACTATCTCCATGCCGGATTTTCGTCTCCAGTGAAATCCCATTGGCACGAGGTCTGGGGAGCAGTGCCTCTGCCATTGTGGCCGGCATCGAGTTGGCAAACATCGTAGGTGAACTCCGATTGACCGCTGCTGAAAAGAATAGGCATGCTTCCCTATTTGAAGGGCATCCCGATAATGCAGGGGCATCCGTTCATGGCGGATTGGTTGTAGGTCTGCATACAGAGCGAAGGACGGATGTCGTTTCGTTTCCAATTGAAGGGGTCAAGGTGATTGCGGTCATACCCGATTTTGAATTGATGACTGAGGATTCCAGGAATGTCCTTCCCGCTTCCCTTCCTTATAAAGATGCGATAGCTGGAAGTGCGGCTGCCAATGTCTTGGTTGCCGCGGTCCTGACGAAGGATTGGAAGCTTGTTGGCGATATGATGCAAAGCGATCGGTTCCATCAGCCCTATCGAGAGGAGCTGGTTCCTCATTTGACTCTTATAGAGGAGATCGTCCTTCAAGAAGGCGGGTTTGGGACGGCACTAAGCGGTGCAGGTCCGACTGTTTTAAGCTTGGCATCCACGGAAAAATCAGCAGCCGTGCTCAAGGCATTGAAGCTGGCGTTTCCGGAATATGTTGTGAAAGAGCTGCAAATCGATAATGAAGGCAGCCATACAGCCATCCTCTCGGAGCAAGAAAAAGAAAACTTGGAATTTTTGTGA
- a CDS encoding 3D domain-containing protein — MKMCKALFLRVAIIILFILAIDSTLNHVFGATAEVDPFEATMRQHRLLGLEYKTIHKGEQVATLVASASRSNVPATIEEGIELLKYPKHEVLATGYTAGYESTGKYPESPSYGITYSGVKVKRDVFSTIAADLTIFPLGTILWIPGYGYGVVADKGGAIKGNHLDLYYETVQDVYDNWGKKTLKVYVVQKGTGELSEEQLSKLNETKIKQVFKQKINEQALNKHVSSFAF, encoded by the coding sequence ATGAAGATGTGTAAGGCATTATTTTTGAGGGTTGCTATTATCATATTATTTATCTTGGCCATCGACTCAACCTTAAATCATGTTTTTGGGGCTACTGCTGAAGTTGACCCATTTGAAGCGACGATGAGACAGCATCGTTTGCTTGGTCTCGAATATAAAACCATCCATAAGGGGGAGCAGGTGGCAACATTAGTCGCATCCGCGTCCAGAAGCAATGTACCAGCGACGATAGAGGAAGGTATCGAGCTTTTGAAGTATCCTAAGCATGAAGTGCTGGCTACAGGGTACACAGCTGGCTATGAATCAACCGGAAAATACCCGGAAAGCCCTTCTTATGGGATTACGTACTCGGGAGTGAAGGTGAAACGGGATGTGTTCTCCACCATTGCCGCGGATCTTACTATCTTCCCGCTAGGAACGATCCTATGGATTCCCGGCTATGGCTATGGAGTGGTAGCCGACAAGGGGGGAGCAATCAAAGGGAATCACCTTGACCTCTATTATGAAACGGTACAGGATGTGTATGACAATTGGGGTAAGAAAACCCTGAAGGTATATGTTGTGCAAAAAGGGACTGGCGAGTTGTCGGAGGAACAGCTAAGCAAGTTGAATGAAACGAAGATCAAGCAGGTATTCAAGCAAAAGATCAACGAACAAGCGTTGAACAAGCATGTATCATCCTTTGCCTTTTAA
- a CDS encoding YuiB family protein — protein MPLPVLIISILLFFILFFGIGFLLNMLFRSSWIMVILFPIVFIVIVNETKLIEYFRNPGVSFSSLGTNLTSLHTADIIILSSGLLGAVLAGVVIKTLRKKGYQMF, from the coding sequence ATGCCATTGCCCGTTTTAATTATCTCAATACTCTTATTTTTCATATTGTTTTTCGGAATTGGCTTTTTGCTCAATATGCTCTTTCGATCATCGTGGATCATGGTCATTTTATTTCCGATCGTCTTCATCGTCATTGTCAATGAAACGAAGCTGATCGAATATTTCCGAAACCCGGGAGTGTCCTTTTCAAGCCTTGGAACGAATCTCACGTCCTTGCATACGGCAGATATCATTATTTTATCAAGTGGATTGCTTGGTGCTGTTTTAGCTGGTGTGGTTATTAAAACGTTAAGAAAAAAAGGATATCAAATGTTTTGA
- a CDS encoding DUF2225 domain-containing protein: MQPLYDKSMECLLCKQKSTTKKVRSRFARVAKYETDFCPIYADSSINALYYTIFVCPHCGFSYSEEFSRYFPPATKEAIEEKVSSQWVPQHFSNERSIKDAINSYKLASYCGALKKEKHIILAGIHLRIAWLYRITQNSEQEKRFLRFALTEFEASYSTGDFSGTRASEAKILYLAGDISKRIGDHKAAIKYFSLVFERQKNARETSIIQMARDRFQEIKHEQGSRTTAASLNG; the protein is encoded by the coding sequence ATACAGCCACTATATGACAAAAGCATGGAATGCCTGCTGTGCAAGCAAAAATCGACCACAAAAAAAGTCCGATCACGCTTTGCAAGAGTAGCCAAATACGAAACGGACTTTTGCCCCATTTACGCTGATTCATCCATCAATGCCCTTTACTATACCATTTTTGTTTGCCCTCACTGCGGCTTTTCCTATTCCGAGGAATTCTCCCGATACTTCCCTCCCGCCACTAAGGAAGCCATAGAGGAGAAGGTCAGCTCACAGTGGGTTCCCCAACATTTCAGTAACGAGCGATCGATTAAAGACGCAATCAATTCTTACAAGCTGGCAAGTTATTGCGGTGCTTTAAAAAAGGAAAAACACATTATCCTGGCAGGCATCCATCTACGAATTGCCTGGCTATACCGGATTACCCAAAACTCGGAACAAGAAAAAAGATTTTTGAGGTTCGCACTTACGGAATTTGAAGCATCCTATTCTACAGGCGACTTCAGCGGTACCCGGGCATCCGAAGCCAAGATCTTATATCTCGCCGGCGACATTTCAAAAAGGATTGGAGATCACAAAGCAGCAATCAAGTATTTTTCATTAGTTTTCGAACGACAAAAAAATGCCCGGGAAACCTCCATCATCCAAATGGCCAGAGACCGTTTTCAGGAAATTAAACACGAACAAGGCAGCCGGACAACCGCCGCATCACTCAATGGCTAA
- a CDS encoding NUDIX domain-containing protein, protein MVERCKNVWLAVSGLVISDKGEWLVVNKRYGGLKGQWSLPAGFVKNDETVDEAVVREVLEETGIHAEIEGMVGVRSGVIKGEISDNMLVFLLKPLSFEVTAQSDELYEARFYDPDSLIQEGKQSILLEQLLAFKKERMQTMLDGLNPGDHFGYTSYKLFM, encoded by the coding sequence TTGGTGGAACGATGCAAAAATGTCTGGCTGGCAGTGTCCGGCCTTGTGATATCGGATAAAGGCGAATGGCTCGTCGTGAACAAAAGGTATGGCGGGCTTAAAGGGCAATGGTCACTGCCGGCAGGTTTTGTCAAAAATGATGAAACCGTCGATGAGGCTGTTGTAAGGGAAGTTTTGGAGGAGACGGGCATTCATGCGGAAATCGAAGGCATGGTAGGTGTGAGAAGCGGGGTCATCAAAGGTGAGATCAGTGATAACATGCTGGTGTTCTTACTTAAGCCGCTCAGCTTTGAAGTCACCGCTCAATCGGATGAATTGTATGAAGCCAGGTTTTATGATCCTGATTCATTGATACAGGAGGGAAAGCAATCTATATTATTGGAGCAGCTCTTGGCTTTCAAAAAAGAACGGATGCAGACGATGCTTGATGGATTGAATCCGGGCGATCATTTCGGTTATACATCGTATAAATTGTTCATGTGA
- a CDS encoding YuzB family protein — protein sequence MYPIIEFCVSNLASGAQEAMERLERDPNLDIIEYGCLGYCGKCSSNLYALVNGEVVSGDTTDELVENIYKFIDEFEI from the coding sequence ATGTATCCGATCATTGAATTTTGTGTAAGCAATCTGGCCAGTGGCGCGCAGGAGGCTATGGAAAGATTGGAACGGGATCCGAATTTGGATATCATCGAATATGGATGCCTGGGCTATTGTGGTAAATGCTCCAGTAACTTATACGCGCTTGTGAATGGCGAAGTGGTTTCTGGTGACACAACGGATGAATTAGTTGAAAATATATATAAGTTCATTGATGAATTCGAAATCTGA
- a CDS encoding SDR family oxidoreductase — protein MNILIAGANGTTGRMIIEELSKNPEMDVYGMIRKEEQAQTIKELGGHPVLADLEGNVDKAVDNMEAIIFAAGSGPKTGPDKTTAVDKLGAIKLVDAAKKKGIERFVMLSSVGSDHPEQAQDEMRHYLEAKHDADEHLKASGLTYTIVRPVALTNEQGLGKIFAEQKVDHTDQSISRADVATVLAQSVTEKSTFNKTFEILSGSLPIKEALTTM, from the coding sequence ATGAATATTTTAATTGCAGGAGCTAACGGGACGACCGGAAGGATGATCATTGAAGAATTATCGAAAAATCCAGAAATGGATGTATACGGAATGATCCGGAAAGAAGAACAGGCTCAAACGATAAAAGAACTAGGCGGGCATCCTGTTCTGGCAGACTTAGAAGGAAATGTGGATAAAGCAGTGGATAACATGGAAGCCATCATCTTCGCAGCAGGCTCTGGACCAAAAACGGGGCCAGACAAAACGACGGCTGTGGATAAACTGGGAGCCATTAAACTGGTCGATGCCGCCAAAAAGAAAGGAATTGAGCGTTTTGTCATGCTTAGCTCCGTCGGTTCTGATCATCCAGAACAAGCTCAAGACGAAATGCGCCACTATCTTGAAGCAAAGCATGATGCCGATGAACATTTAAAGGCAAGCGGACTGACTTACACCATTGTACGGCCGGTTGCATTGACCAATGAACAGGGTTTAGGCAAAATCTTTGCAGAACAAAAAGTGGACCATACCGATCAATCGATATCAAGAGCCGATGTGGCCACCGTTCTGGCCCAGTCGGTCACAGAGAAAAGTACATTCAATAAGACATTCGAGATTTTAAGCGGTTCATTGCCCATTAAGGAAGCATTGACTACCATGTAA
- a CDS encoding YuzD family protein codes for MVKKDIEIEVYGAEQICASCVNLPSSKDTCEWLEAALTRKFPEQSFRISYIDMYNPPEKLKQKSFAARMIEEDLFYPLVLIEDEIIAEGNVSLKKVVEAMERYGYKMQL; via the coding sequence ATGGTAAAGAAAGACATCGAGATTGAGGTTTATGGTGCGGAGCAAATTTGTGCAAGCTGTGTAAACCTGCCTTCTTCGAAAGATACTTGTGAATGGCTCGAAGCGGCCTTAACGAGGAAGTTCCCTGAGCAGAGCTTCAGGATTTCTTATATCGATATGTACAATCCCCCTGAAAAGCTGAAGCAAAAGAGCTTTGCCGCGAGGATGATCGAGGAAGATCTATTCTATCCGCTTGTCCTTATCGAGGATGAAATCATCGCGGAAGGTAATGTGAGTCTAAAAAAAGTGGTGGAAGCGATGGAGAGATATGGATACAAGATGCAATTATGA
- a CDS encoding NAD(P)/FAD-dependent oxidoreductase, translating into MEVNEKVYDITIIGGGPVGLFTAFYGGMRQASVKIIESLPQLGGQLSALYPEKYIYDIAGFPKVRAQELVNNLKEQMAKFEQTIVLEQAVQDVEKQADGVFKLTTDKEIHYSKTIIITAGNGAFQPRRIEIDEAKEYESSNLHYFIDDLNHFAGKKVAVFGGGDSAVDWALMLEPIAEKVSIIHRRDKFRAHEHSVENLEKSKVEILTPYIPADLIGTEGRIHTVAIKDPKGEDTETLEVDAVIVNYGFVSSLGPIKNWGLEIQRNSILVNSKMETNIAGIYAAGDIATYDGKVKLIASGFGEAPTAVNHAKQYIDPKAKVQPMHSSSMF; encoded by the coding sequence TTGGAAGTTAATGAAAAAGTATATGATATCACCATCATCGGCGGAGGTCCGGTTGGATTATTCACCGCATTTTATGGCGGAATGAGGCAGGCTTCCGTAAAAATCATTGAAAGCCTTCCACAATTAGGCGGGCAATTGTCAGCCCTTTATCCTGAGAAATACATCTATGATATAGCTGGTTTCCCTAAAGTGCGCGCACAGGAGCTAGTGAATAACTTGAAGGAACAAATGGCAAAATTCGAACAGACCATTGTCCTGGAGCAAGCCGTGCAAGACGTGGAAAAACAAGCCGATGGAGTCTTCAAGTTAACGACAGATAAAGAAATCCATTATTCCAAAACCATCATCATCACAGCTGGTAATGGCGCTTTTCAACCTCGCCGCATTGAAATTGATGAGGCGAAAGAATATGAAAGCAGCAACCTTCATTATTTCATCGACGATCTCAATCATTTTGCAGGCAAAAAAGTCGCCGTTTTCGGAGGCGGGGATTCCGCAGTGGATTGGGCCCTCATGCTGGAGCCGATCGCTGAAAAGGTAAGCATCATTCACAGAAGAGATAAATTCCGTGCCCACGAACACAGCGTGGAAAACCTTGAAAAATCAAAGGTTGAAATACTGACTCCATACATACCCGCGGATTTAATTGGCACTGAAGGACGGATCCATACCGTTGCCATCAAGGATCCAAAGGGTGAAGATACAGAAACGCTGGAAGTGGATGCAGTCATCGTCAACTACGGCTTCGTTTCTTCTCTCGGCCCCATCAAAAATTGGGGACTCGAGATCCAGAGGAACAGCATCTTGGTCAATTCGAAAATGGAAACCAATATTGCCGGAATTTACGCTGCCGGTGATATTGCAACATATGACGGCAAGGTTAAATTGATTGCGAGCGGCTTTGGCGAGGCGCCAACTGCCGTCAATCACGCTAAGCAATATATCGACCCAAAAGCAAAGGTCCAGCCTATGCATAGCTCCTCCATGTTTTAA
- a CDS encoding NAD(P)/FAD-dependent oxidoreductase, protein MKKPTIVVLGAGYGGLMTVTRLQKALGQNEAEIVLVNKNDYHYETTWLHEASAGTLHHDRVRYPIKSVINGSKVSFIQDSVLEVKTEDKKVVLENGEIAYDYAVIGLGPESETFGIQGLKEYAFSISNVNTAREIRDHIQLQFATYSSEAEKNEDRLTIVVGGAGFTGIEFLGELANRVPDLCKEYDIDFKKVRMYCVEAAPAVLPGFDPELVDYAVSYLEKKGVEFKIGTPIKGATPEGIIVSKGEDEVEEIKAGTVVWAAGVRGNSVIEASGFEAMRGRIKVNLDMRAPGHDDIFIVGDCALIINEEINRPYPPTAQIAMQQGEVIAKNLTKLVRNESDLETFTFENKGTVCSLGDDNAIGVVFGKKVTGKTASFLKKMVDNRALLLIGGPSLVAKKGKFNIL, encoded by the coding sequence TTGAAAAAGCCAACTATCGTTGTTTTAGGTGCAGGTTATGGTGGGTTGATGACCGTAACTCGCTTGCAGAAGGCACTAGGGCAAAATGAAGCAGAAATCGTATTAGTCAACAAAAATGATTATCACTACGAAACGACATGGCTTCATGAGGCGTCAGCCGGAACGCTTCACCATGATCGTGTCCGCTACCCAATCAAAAGTGTCATTAATGGCAGCAAGGTATCATTCATTCAAGATTCCGTTTTGGAAGTGAAGACGGAGGATAAAAAAGTCGTTCTTGAAAATGGTGAGATCGCTTATGATTACGCAGTGATCGGGCTTGGGCCTGAATCGGAAACATTCGGAATCCAAGGGCTGAAGGAATATGCTTTCTCTATCTCCAATGTGAACACTGCACGTGAAATCCGTGATCATATTCAATTGCAATTCGCCACGTACAGCTCTGAGGCAGAAAAGAATGAGGACCGCTTGACGATCGTTGTCGGAGGAGCCGGATTTACGGGTATTGAATTCCTTGGGGAATTGGCAAACCGTGTCCCTGATCTATGCAAAGAATATGACATTGATTTCAAGAAGGTGCGCATGTATTGTGTGGAGGCCGCACCAGCCGTCCTTCCCGGTTTCGATCCGGAGCTGGTGGACTATGCTGTTTCCTACCTTGAGAAAAAAGGTGTTGAATTCAAAATCGGCACTCCCATCAAGGGGGCGACGCCTGAAGGCATCATCGTATCAAAAGGCGAAGATGAAGTGGAAGAAATCAAAGCGGGTACCGTGGTCTGGGCAGCTGGTGTACGCGGGAACTCCGTGATCGAGGCTTCCGGATTCGAAGCGATGCGCGGGCGTATTAAAGTGAACCTTGATATGCGTGCTCCCGGGCATGACGATATCTTCATCGTGGGTGATTGCGCTCTGATCATCAACGAAGAAATCAACCGTCCATATCCTCCTACTGCACAAATCGCCATGCAGCAGGGAGAGGTCATTGCGAAGAACCTGACTAAATTGGTCCGTAACGAAAGTGACCTTGAAACGTTCACCTTCGAAAACAAAGGAACGGTATGCTCACTTGGTGATGACAATGCAATTGGCGTTGTATTCGGTAAGAAGGTTACGGGAAAGACCGCCTCCTTCTTGAAGAAAATGGTCGATAACAGAGCCTTGCTGCTGATTGGCGGGCCTTCCCTGGTCGCTAAAAAAGGGAAGTTCAACATTCTTTGA
- a CDS encoding HesB/IscA family protein, translating to MSDVVNITEAAAFQIKEMMKHNGEEGSFLRVAVKGGGCSGLSYGMGFEEEPGEKDSQLEQFEIKILVDNGDADILKGTVIDYKQTMMGGGFTIENPNAIASCGCGSSFKTAKNAGTPENC from the coding sequence GTGAGTGATGTTGTTAATATAACGGAAGCTGCTGCTTTTCAAATAAAAGAAATGATGAAACATAATGGTGAAGAGGGTTCCTTTTTAAGGGTGGCCGTTAAAGGCGGAGGCTGCAGTGGGTTATCCTACGGAATGGGTTTTGAGGAAGAGCCAGGAGAAAAAGATTCCCAGCTGGAACAGTTTGAAATTAAGATCCTTGTGGATAACGGGGATGCTGATATATTGAAGGGAACGGTCATTGATTATAAACAGACCATGATGGGTGGAGGCTTCACGATCGAAAACCCGAATGCGATTGCGTCATGCGGATGCGGATCATCCTTCAAAACGGCCAAGAACGCCGGTACGCCGGAGAATTGCTGA